The following coding sequences lie in one Pseudorca crassidens isolate mPseCra1 chromosome 2, mPseCra1.hap1, whole genome shotgun sequence genomic window:
- the THEMIS2 gene encoding protein THEMIS2 isoform X1, which translates to MEPVSLQDFVCALDPASLPRVLRVCSGVYFQGSIYEISGNECSLSTGDLIKVTCVRLQKVVCENPGTGQTMELAPNFQGNFSPLTGPQSYGTLEELVSAATQSSKQLPICFMSTHRITTKARVVPQEQPLKLEAVEMHLGTCCARCVLGTGAQQVILHLPLSQKGPFWELEPGPPRTLLQVLQDPALRDTILTCPALPWHSLTLMPQYEVEAIMHLRRTIVKIPSTLEVDVEDITASSQHIHFIQPLLLSEALARGGPFPLPTEILEVPEGPPIFLSPWLSSLRKGQRLCIYGVASPPWRVLASTKGRKVPRHFMISGAYQGKLRRRPREFPTAYDLLGALQPGQPLRVVATKDCEGDGLENPGFMSLAMGDRLEVLGSGQALGVQERDMNVLVCQRLSDQPGEEEYEEAEDQEQILLPLHFSGGFVEELGDGRRYSLQDLIAQFPLPCEVKVVAKDASHPDDPLPSFLGLRLEEKIMEPFLVVSLDSNPEMCFEVSPRWLDLTVVEAEGQPSQPAGPLPVVPVEELTEAFYYHLRKSPAFEGQAPPPRPPKSKGLSGQKQQVSKAKGVKSSEAFELQEPPLMPKPKRKTLRKVIKDSCNLYSAIPGHKKGPRPTKPITQDTNDEHNYEEILEQFPKTL; encoded by the exons ATGGAACCTGTGTCGCTGCAGGACTTCGTGTGCGCCCTGGACCCCGCCTCCCTCCCGCGTGTGCTGCGGGTCTGCTCGGGTGTCTACTTCCAGG GCTCCATCTACGAGATCTCCGGGAATGAGTGCTCCCTCTCCACAGGAGACCTGATCAAGGTCACCTGTGTTCGCCTCCAGAAGGTGGTCTGCGAGAACCCGGGGACGGGCCAGACCATGGAGCTCGCTCCCAACTTCCAGG GCAACTTCAGCCCCCTCACTGGCCCCCAGAGCTATGGAACCCTGGAGGAGCTGGTCTCTGCTGCAACCCAGAGCTCCAAGCAGCTGCCCATCTGCTTCATGTCGACCCACAGAATCACCACCAAGGCCAGGGTGGTGCCTCAGGAGCAGCCCCTCAAGCTTGAGGCTGTGGAAATGCACCTCGGGACCTGCTGTGCCCGCTGTGTGCTGGGCACCGGGGCCCAGCAGGTGATTCTGCACTTGCCCCTGTCCCAGAAGGGGCCCTTCTGGGAACTGGAGCCTGGGCCCCCTCGGACTCTGCTCCAGGTGCTGCAGGACCCGGCCCTGAGGGACACCATCCTCACCTGCCCCGCCCTCCCCTGGCACTCCCTGACCCTGATGCCCCAGTATGAGGTCGAAGCCATCATGCACT TGCGCAGGACCATCGTCAAGATCCCCTCCACGCTGGAGGTTGACGTGGAGGATATCACCGCCTCCTCTCAGCACATCCACTTCATACAACCGCTGCTGCTGAGCGAAGCCCTGGCCCGGGGAggccccttccccctgcccacagAGATCCTGGAAGTTCCGGAGGGGCCCCCCATCTTCCTCAGCCCGTGGCTGAGCTCCTTACGGAAGGGCCAGAGGCTCTGCATCTATGGCGTGGCCTCGCCACCCTGGCGGGTCCTGGCCTCAACCAAGGGCCGGAAAGTGCCCAGACACTTCATGATCTCTGGGGCCTACCAGGGCAAGCTGCGGCGGCGGCCGAGAGAGTTCCCCACGGCCTACGACCTCCTGGGTGCTCTCCAGCCAGGCCAGCCACTCCGGGTAGTGGCCACAAAGGACTGTGAAGGAGACGGGTTGGAGAACCCCGGGTTCATGTCCCTGGCCATGGGAGACAGGCTGGAGGTGTTGGGGTCTGGCCAGGCCCTTGGGGTTCAAGAGAGGGACATGAATGTCCTGGTGTGTCAGCGGCTGAGTGACCAGCCTGGGGAGGAAGAGTATGAAGAGGCAGAGGACCAAGAACAGATTCTGCTGCCCCTCCACTTCTCTGGCGGCTTCGTGGAAGAGCTGGGTGATGGCCGGCGCTACAGCCTGCAGGATCTGATTGCCCAGTTCCCACTGCCCTGTGAGGTCAAGGTGGTGGCCAAGGATGCCAGCCACCCTGatgaccctctgccctccttcctgGGCCTGCGGCTGGAGGAGAAGATCATGGAACCCTTCTTGGTGGTCAGCCTGGACTCCAACCCTGAGATGTGCTTCGAGGTCTCTCCCCGGTGGCTGGACCTGACTGTCGTGGAAGCCGAGGGGCAGCCAAGCCAGCCGGCTGGGCCCCTCCCCGTAGTCCCAGTGGAGGAGCTGACAGAGGCCTTCTATTATCACCTTCGGAAGTCACCGGCCTTTGAGGGTCAAGCTCCCCCGCCCAGGCCTCCGAAAAGTAAGGGCCTCAGTGGGCAGAAGCAGCAGGTCAGCAAGGCGAAAGGTGTCAAG TCTTCTGAAGCCTTCGAATTGCAGGAACCACCTCTGATGCCTAAACCCAAGAGGAAGACCTTGCGAAAGGTCATCAAGGACAGCTGCAATTTATACAGTGCGATTCCTGGTCACAAGAAAGGTCCCAGGCCCACTAAGCCCATCACTCAGGATACAA ATGATGAACACAATTACGAAGAAATACTTGAGCAGTTTCCGAAAACCCTCTAG
- the THEMIS2 gene encoding protein THEMIS2 isoform X2, which yields MRSYRAGLRHSGAHAARLLLDSQEPGSIYEISGNECSLSTGDLIKVTCVRLQKVVCENPGTGQTMELAPNFQGNFSPLTGPQSYGTLEELVSAATQSSKQLPICFMSTHRITTKARVVPQEQPLKLEAVEMHLGTCCARCVLGTGAQQVILHLPLSQKGPFWELEPGPPRTLLQVLQDPALRDTILTCPALPWHSLTLMPQYEVEAIMHLRRTIVKIPSTLEVDVEDITASSQHIHFIQPLLLSEALARGGPFPLPTEILEVPEGPPIFLSPWLSSLRKGQRLCIYGVASPPWRVLASTKGRKVPRHFMISGAYQGKLRRRPREFPTAYDLLGALQPGQPLRVVATKDCEGDGLENPGFMSLAMGDRLEVLGSGQALGVQERDMNVLVCQRLSDQPGEEEYEEAEDQEQILLPLHFSGGFVEELGDGRRYSLQDLIAQFPLPCEVKVVAKDASHPDDPLPSFLGLRLEEKIMEPFLVVSLDSNPEMCFEVSPRWLDLTVVEAEGQPSQPAGPLPVVPVEELTEAFYYHLRKSPAFEGQAPPPRPPKSKGLSGQKQQVSKAKGVKSSEAFELQEPPLMPKPKRKTLRKVIKDSCNLYSAIPGHKKGPRPTKPITQDTNDEHNYEEILEQFPKTL from the exons ATGAGGTCCTACCGTGCAGGGTTGCGGCATTCAGGCGCTCACGCCGCCAGGCTATTGCTTGATTCTCAAGAGCCAG GCTCCATCTACGAGATCTCCGGGAATGAGTGCTCCCTCTCCACAGGAGACCTGATCAAGGTCACCTGTGTTCGCCTCCAGAAGGTGGTCTGCGAGAACCCGGGGACGGGCCAGACCATGGAGCTCGCTCCCAACTTCCAGG GCAACTTCAGCCCCCTCACTGGCCCCCAGAGCTATGGAACCCTGGAGGAGCTGGTCTCTGCTGCAACCCAGAGCTCCAAGCAGCTGCCCATCTGCTTCATGTCGACCCACAGAATCACCACCAAGGCCAGGGTGGTGCCTCAGGAGCAGCCCCTCAAGCTTGAGGCTGTGGAAATGCACCTCGGGACCTGCTGTGCCCGCTGTGTGCTGGGCACCGGGGCCCAGCAGGTGATTCTGCACTTGCCCCTGTCCCAGAAGGGGCCCTTCTGGGAACTGGAGCCTGGGCCCCCTCGGACTCTGCTCCAGGTGCTGCAGGACCCGGCCCTGAGGGACACCATCCTCACCTGCCCCGCCCTCCCCTGGCACTCCCTGACCCTGATGCCCCAGTATGAGGTCGAAGCCATCATGCACT TGCGCAGGACCATCGTCAAGATCCCCTCCACGCTGGAGGTTGACGTGGAGGATATCACCGCCTCCTCTCAGCACATCCACTTCATACAACCGCTGCTGCTGAGCGAAGCCCTGGCCCGGGGAggccccttccccctgcccacagAGATCCTGGAAGTTCCGGAGGGGCCCCCCATCTTCCTCAGCCCGTGGCTGAGCTCCTTACGGAAGGGCCAGAGGCTCTGCATCTATGGCGTGGCCTCGCCACCCTGGCGGGTCCTGGCCTCAACCAAGGGCCGGAAAGTGCCCAGACACTTCATGATCTCTGGGGCCTACCAGGGCAAGCTGCGGCGGCGGCCGAGAGAGTTCCCCACGGCCTACGACCTCCTGGGTGCTCTCCAGCCAGGCCAGCCACTCCGGGTAGTGGCCACAAAGGACTGTGAAGGAGACGGGTTGGAGAACCCCGGGTTCATGTCCCTGGCCATGGGAGACAGGCTGGAGGTGTTGGGGTCTGGCCAGGCCCTTGGGGTTCAAGAGAGGGACATGAATGTCCTGGTGTGTCAGCGGCTGAGTGACCAGCCTGGGGAGGAAGAGTATGAAGAGGCAGAGGACCAAGAACAGATTCTGCTGCCCCTCCACTTCTCTGGCGGCTTCGTGGAAGAGCTGGGTGATGGCCGGCGCTACAGCCTGCAGGATCTGATTGCCCAGTTCCCACTGCCCTGTGAGGTCAAGGTGGTGGCCAAGGATGCCAGCCACCCTGatgaccctctgccctccttcctgGGCCTGCGGCTGGAGGAGAAGATCATGGAACCCTTCTTGGTGGTCAGCCTGGACTCCAACCCTGAGATGTGCTTCGAGGTCTCTCCCCGGTGGCTGGACCTGACTGTCGTGGAAGCCGAGGGGCAGCCAAGCCAGCCGGCTGGGCCCCTCCCCGTAGTCCCAGTGGAGGAGCTGACAGAGGCCTTCTATTATCACCTTCGGAAGTCACCGGCCTTTGAGGGTCAAGCTCCCCCGCCCAGGCCTCCGAAAAGTAAGGGCCTCAGTGGGCAGAAGCAGCAGGTCAGCAAGGCGAAAGGTGTCAAG TCTTCTGAAGCCTTCGAATTGCAGGAACCACCTCTGATGCCTAAACCCAAGAGGAAGACCTTGCGAAAGGTCATCAAGGACAGCTGCAATTTATACAGTGCGATTCCTGGTCACAAGAAAGGTCCCAGGCCCACTAAGCCCATCACTCAGGATACAA ATGATGAACACAATTACGAAGAAATACTTGAGCAGTTTCCGAAAACCCTCTAG